Proteins from a single region of Lysinibacillus sp. JNUCC-52:
- the parE gene encoding DNA topoisomerase IV subunit B: MANKQSPSVYNDDAIQVLEGLEAVRKRPGMYIGSTDGRGLHHLVYEIVDNAVDEALAGFGSHIIVTIHKDQSLSVRDFGRGMPTGMHKMGKPTPEIIFTVLHAGGKFGQGGYKTSGGLHGVGSSVVNALSTFLEVTIHRDGKKYKQRFENGGHPATTLEEIGQTKQTGTLVHFLPDDTIFSVTKFNYDTLAERLRESAFLLKGLKIELIDQREEGKGDVFFYENGIEAFVAYLNEEKDVLHPVKYVEGEQDDIEVEFAFQFNDGYSETILSFVNNVRTRDGGTHETGAKSALTRVFNEYARKIGLLKDKDKNLEGTDIREGLAAIISVRIPEHLLQFEGQTKGKLGTSEARSAVDSVVSEQILYVLEENAELSASLVRKAIRAQQVREAARKAREDARNGKKNKKGSTILSGKLTPAQSRNAAKNELYLVEGDSAGGSAKQGRDRTFQAILPLRGKVINTEKAKLQDIMKNEEISTIIHAIGAGVGADFSVEDSAYDKVVIMTDADTDGAHIQVLLLTFFYRYMRPLIEAGKVFIALPPLYKVSRGTGKKEVIEYAWTENDLQSAIKKVGKGYMLQRYKGLGEMNADQLWDTTMNPDTRTLIRVTIEDGARAERRVTTLMGDKVEPRRKWIEANVNFGMEDDSNILDNEFIQQEEDQA; encoded by the coding sequence TTGGCGAATAAACAGTCACCAAGCGTCTATAATGATGACGCCATTCAAGTATTAGAAGGATTAGAAGCGGTTCGAAAGCGACCCGGCATGTATATCGGTTCCACAGACGGCAGAGGACTTCATCACCTTGTATATGAAATCGTAGATAATGCGGTGGATGAAGCACTAGCTGGCTTTGGTTCTCATATCATTGTCACGATTCATAAAGATCAGAGCTTAAGCGTTCGAGATTTTGGACGAGGTATGCCAACAGGTATGCATAAAATGGGTAAGCCTACCCCTGAAATTATTTTCACTGTATTACATGCAGGAGGTAAATTTGGACAAGGCGGCTATAAAACAAGTGGTGGCTTACACGGTGTCGGTTCTTCAGTTGTTAATGCTTTATCGACGTTTTTAGAAGTAACAATTCATCGTGATGGTAAAAAGTATAAACAACGTTTTGAAAATGGCGGACACCCTGCAACAACGCTTGAAGAAATTGGTCAGACAAAACAAACAGGAACACTTGTGCATTTCCTACCAGATGACACGATTTTTTCAGTTACGAAATTCAATTATGATACGCTTGCAGAACGTTTACGTGAATCTGCATTTTTATTAAAAGGATTAAAAATTGAGTTAATCGATCAACGCGAGGAAGGCAAAGGTGATGTTTTCTTTTATGAAAACGGCATTGAAGCTTTCGTTGCGTATTTGAATGAGGAAAAAGATGTTCTTCACCCTGTGAAATATGTAGAAGGTGAACAAGATGATATCGAGGTTGAATTTGCCTTCCAATTTAACGATGGCTATTCAGAGACGATTTTATCGTTTGTTAACAACGTCCGTACACGTGATGGTGGCACACATGAAACAGGAGCAAAATCTGCCTTAACGCGAGTGTTCAACGAATATGCACGTAAGATTGGTCTTTTGAAAGATAAAGATAAAAACCTGGAAGGGACAGATATACGTGAAGGTTTAGCGGCAATTATTTCTGTTCGAATTCCTGAGCATTTATTACAATTTGAAGGTCAAACGAAAGGTAAGCTTGGTACGAGTGAGGCTCGTTCTGCGGTCGATAGCGTTGTTTCTGAGCAGATTTTATATGTATTAGAAGAGAACGCTGAGCTATCAGCTTCCCTTGTTCGAAAAGCGATTCGTGCACAACAAGTTCGTGAAGCGGCGCGTAAAGCGCGAGAGGATGCTCGTAACGGCAAGAAAAACAAAAAAGGTAGTACAATTCTTTCAGGAAAGCTAACACCTGCGCAATCTCGTAATGCTGCAAAAAATGAATTATATCTGGTCGAAGGTGACTCTGCGGGTGGTTCAGCTAAACAAGGGCGAGATCGTACATTCCAAGCGATTTTACCGTTACGAGGTAAAGTCATCAATACAGAAAAAGCGAAGCTCCAAGATATTATGAAAAACGAGGAGATTTCAACGATTATACATGCTATTGGTGCGGGTGTAGGAGCCGATTTCTCAGTCGAAGATTCGGCTTACGATAAAGTTGTCATTATGACCGATGCGGATACAGATGGTGCACATATTCAAGTGCTACTATTAACGTTCTTCTACCGTTATATGCGCCCATTAATTGAGGCAGGTAAAGTATTTATCGCATTACCACCGCTTTATAAAGTATCCAGAGGTACTGGTAAAAAAGAAGTTATTGAGTATGCTTGGACCGAAAATGATTTGCAAAGTGCCATTAAAAAGGTCGGAAAAGGCTATATGCTGCAACGCTATAAAGGTCTTGGTGAGATGAATGCTGACCAGCTGTGGGATACAACGATGAACCCTGACACACGTACGTTAATCCGTGTAACAATTGAAGATGGAGCACGTGCAGAGCGCCGTGTAACGACGTTAATGGGCGATAAGGTAGAACCACGCCGTAAATGGATCGAAGCAAATGTAAACTTCGGTATGGAGGATGATTCAAATATTTTAGATAATGAATTCATCCAACAAGAGGAGGACCAAGCATGA